In the Blochmannia endosymbiont of Camponotus sp. genome, TAAATAAAATATCTACATATGATTATATCGCTATATGAAAACTCATATATAATTAATTATTTTATATACCTAAACAAGTAGTTTTAAAATAAAATACCCATCTTAAGATTTAATAAAAAATTATTTAAGAATTAATTCATGTATGCATTACATAATATTTAAACTATTATTCAATAAACATTACAATCAATTATTTAATATCAAAAATAAATCACATCTTTTATTTTGTTAATCTAGAATTACCATCTCATTTATTACAATAATATATATACAACCTAATATACTCTTATGCAATCTAGAAATTAATAACTCTTTTAATTGAATGCGACAACGCAATTATACTGTTACTATTTTGATAGAACATCCTATATAAAGGATTGCATAAACAATTTAATTAAAAAATAAGATAAAAATACCAACCAAATCCCATCAACTAAACTATATTAATGAGATATAAAATAATCATGATGATTCAATAATTACTATCGCTATCCCATTATAAATACTCATTACTAAGCAGTGATTCATCAATCAAATAATTCAAAAATAGCCTATAGCATAAACAAAACTTAATATCATTAATTACAATAATCTACGTAACACTATCGTCATTAATGCATCTCTTATTTAAAAATAAATGTTACTACTTTTAGTATATATTCCCTTAATATATATTCTATCCTATACTAGAAATAAATCATATATACACTTATACAATCAAAAAATTAATAGTAAATATAAATATTAAAATTTTTTAAAAAAATATCTAAATACATATCTACTGACTCAAAAAATAACATCGTTTATTACAAATATATGATAACAAAAAATATAATAAATTAATCAAAATTAATCACTAAACATACAGAGGCATCTAATATTATTATTAACATTGATACTACTTTTCAAAAATACATTATAAGTAACATAAGAATTAAAAATAATAACAACATCCAATTCAATTTAATTGATATTACTCCCTTTTAACTAAAACCATGTACATATCTAAAACCAAATATATATTTTAATTTATGTATTTTAAATTTTATTTACAATGAGTACTATTAATATATTTATCAAATAAATATAATATTCATAATCACATCATTACGTGAAAAATAATTAAAAATTATTCTTGCTATAAACAATATTACTATCATATGATTAATATCAACATCAATTAACTGTCATACGGATAAATAAATTATAAATACAATTAAATGTAATTGCATAATTATTATCCTAAAACTACTAGAACATTAGCTTTTTTAAATATATAGATTCCTAAATATTTTTGTTTCCTATTGTAGATAAAATATTTAATAAACTTATTTTTATGTTATTCATTTTTAAAACATAATAAAAATAACATAACTATGTAAAAATAATTTAACACACTCAACAATTCTCTATAAAAAGACGATGTTTTAATAATTTGTTAATTAAAATTTAATATTAGGAAAACACTTTATGTTCACAAATAAAATATTAGCTAATGCTATACGTATACTAAGCATAGATGCTATACAACAGGCTAATTCCGGACACCCTGGTTGTCCTATGGGTATGGCTGATATTGCAGAAGTACTATGGAGGGATTACATGAACCATAATCCAAACAATCCAAATTGGATTAATCGAGATAGATTTGTTCTATCTAATGGACACGGATCAATGTTATTGTATAGTATACTACATTTGACTGGATATTCCGTATTTATAGAAGATCTAAAAAATTTTAGACAGTTAAATTCTAAAACACCTGGACATCCAGAATATGGACATACTGATGGAGTCGAAGTTACAACAGGACCGTTAGGGCAAGGATTAGCTAATGCTGTAGGATTAGCAATTGCTGAACGAACACTAGCAGCTCAATTTAATCGTATGGAGTTTAATATCATTGATCACTATACTTATGTATTTTTAGGAGACGGGTGCATGATGGAGGGTATTTCTCATGAAGTTTGCTCATTAGCTGGAACTATGAAACTAAATAAATTGATTATGTTCTATGACAACAATGGTATTTCTATAGATGGTGATATAACAGAATGGTTCACGGATGATACTGCTATGCGATTTGAATCCTATGGATGGAATGTAATACGTAATATAAACGGACATAATAGAGATTCTATTAAAATTGCAATTGATCAAGCTAAATCCATATTAAATAAACCATCATTATTAATATGTGACACTATTATTGCTTTTGGATCGCCAAATAAAAGCGGCAAACACAGTGCACATGGCGCTCCGCTAGGACAAGAAGAAGTAGCTGCTACTCGAAAAATACTGAATTGGAATGAACCTCCATTTTTTATACCTAAAAAAATATATAAATTATGGAACGCTAAAATAATAGGTCAAGAAAAAGAAGATGCTTGGAAGAAATTATTTTGTCAATACACCCGTACTTATCCTGATTTAGCAAAAGAATTAATAAGACGAATAGAGCGAAAATTACCTAATGATTGGCACAAAAAAACACAAAAATTTATTGAAAACTTACAAATAAACCCTAAAAATATTGCTACACGTCAAGCTTCTCAAATTATAATTGAATCCTTTTCCAAAAAACTACCAGAGCTTTTTGGCGGATCTGCAGATTTAACACCCAGCAATTTAACAACTTGGTCACAATCTTCTTCTATCATGAAAAATACTGCTGGAAATTATATTCATTACGGTGTACGAGAATTCGGTATGACTGCAATTGCTAACGGTATTGCTAATTATGGAGCTTTTTTGCCCTATACCGCTACATTTTTAACATTTGTTGAATACGCACGTAACGCAGTTCGCATGGCGGCATTAATGAATAGTCATCATGTTATGATTTATACTCATGATTCTATTGGATTAGGAGAAGATGGTCCGACTCATCAGCCGATAGAACAATTATCAAATTTGCGTATGACCCCAAATTTAACAGTATGGCGCCCTTGTGATCAAGTAGAAACAGCAGTGGCTTGGAAATCTGCAATTGAACACCGTGGCCCGACTGCACTAATTTTATCTAGACAAAATCTTATACAACAAGAACGCACATCAACACAAATTAACAATATTTCTCGAGGAGGATACGTTCTTAAAGATTGCCAAGGCATACCTGAGTTAATTATAATTGCTACCGGGTCAGAAATAATACTAGCGATAAACTCATATCGCCGCTTAACCAATGAAGGATATAAAGTACGAGTTGTTTCCTTACCTTCTACTGACATATTTGATCAACAAGATGCATCATACCGTGAATACGTATTGCCTCATACAATAACTAATAGATTAGCTATTGAGGCTAGTAGTAGTGATTATTGGTATAAATATGTTGGATTATGTGGTGAAATAATAGGTATGAATACATTTGGAAAATCAGCCCCACCAAATCAACTATTTGAATTTTTTAACTTTACTGTCGATTATGTAATCGAAAAATCATATAAATTATTAAATAAATTTATTAATAAATAAGTAATAATAAAATTTTTTATGCGCAAAACTATGTCAGTGCTTTAATTTATGTAGTATGTATAATCAAAATATATACATCTAGCTTAATATGTAGATATATTAATTGTATAAGTTTCAGAGTTTCAAATATGTAGCTCTTAAACTTAAAATATTTTAACCTGTAACTACTATAACAGGAGCATACAATATGAATTGTTCTACATTAGAAATATTGGCTCAACAATTAATTAAACAACCATCGGTATGCCCAAGAAATAATAATTGCCATGAAATAATTATAGATTATTTACAAAAATTAAATTTTAACATAGAACTCATGCAATTTGATGATACTTTGAATATTTGGGCGTATCATGGAGACAAAAAACATAACACATTATTATTTCTTGGGCATACCGATGTGGTAGATCCTGGAAACCTACACTCCTGGAATTATCCCCCATTCTCAGGATTAATACATGATAATGTGTTGTACGGACGGGGTGCGGTAGATATGAAAGGTGCGTTAGCTGCTATGTTAGTTGCTTCCGATAATTTTATAAACAAACATCCTAATTATCAAGGCCGACTAGCATTTCTTATTACCTCTGATGAAGAAGGAACTGGAATCAATGGAACTACAAAAGTTGTAGAATCTTTAATGATACGCAACGAACATATAGATTATTGCATAGTAGGCGAACCATCAAGTCAACATCAAATAGGGGATGTTATAAAAAATGGAAGACGTGGTTCACTTACAGGAAAATTAAAAATATACGGATCACAAGGGCATGTCGCGTACCCCCAATTTTCAAAAAACCCAATACATTTAGTTATTCCAATATTATCAAAGCTTTTAAATACTACATGGGATCAAGAAAAGAATGTATTCTTCCCCCCTACTACTATACAAATTACTAATATTTATACGGACAATAACAATAATAATATTATACCTCATACAGTTACATTAGACTTTAATTTTCGCTTTAATAATAAATCTTCTGTTGAAGATATTAAAAAATGTATAAAAAAAATACTTGAATATCATTCTTTAACTTATGATATTAATTGGAAACTTTCTGCAGAACCTTATTTTAGCAATCCAGGGAAACTAACTAATGTTGTAGTCAATGTTATTAAATATTATCAAAAATTTGAACCTTGTTTAGAAACTACAGGGGGCACTTCTGATGGACGTTTCATAGCTAAAATGGGAGCAGAAGTTATAGAATTAGGTGCATGTAATCATACTATCCACAAAGTTAATGAATATATTGATTTAGCAGATCTAAAATTACTTAGTTCTATATATCAAAAAATAATAGAAAATATACTACTATATCAACAATAAATATAACAGATATGATCTGTTACACGTCTTTTAATATAACTTTAACGATAAACATGTATATTCTGCATACTTAAAAACATAACGATGAAAACTTTTTATTCGTTCTAATTTAGTTAATCTTCAGTGTTAATT is a window encoding:
- the tkt gene encoding transketolase, giving the protein MFTNKILANAIRILSIDAIQQANSGHPGCPMGMADIAEVLWRDYMNHNPNNPNWINRDRFVLSNGHGSMLLYSILHLTGYSVFIEDLKNFRQLNSKTPGHPEYGHTDGVEVTTGPLGQGLANAVGLAIAERTLAAQFNRMEFNIIDHYTYVFLGDGCMMEGISHEVCSLAGTMKLNKLIMFYDNNGISIDGDITEWFTDDTAMRFESYGWNVIRNINGHNRDSIKIAIDQAKSILNKPSLLICDTIIAFGSPNKSGKHSAHGAPLGQEEVAATRKILNWNEPPFFIPKKIYKLWNAKIIGQEKEDAWKKLFCQYTRTYPDLAKELIRRIERKLPNDWHKKTQKFIENLQINPKNIATRQASQIIIESFSKKLPELFGGSADLTPSNLTTWSQSSSIMKNTAGNYIHYGVREFGMTAIANGIANYGAFLPYTATFLTFVEYARNAVRMAALMNSHHVMIYTHDSIGLGEDGPTHQPIEQLSNLRMTPNLTVWRPCDQVETAVAWKSAIEHRGPTALILSRQNLIQQERTSTQINNISRGGYVLKDCQGIPELIIIATGSEIILAINSYRRLTNEGYKVRVVSLPSTDIFDQQDASYREYVLPHTITNRLAIEASSSDYWYKYVGLCGEIIGMNTFGKSAPPNQLFEFFNFTVDYVIEKSYKLLNKFINK
- the dapE gene encoding succinyl-diaminopimelate desuccinylase, producing the protein MNCSTLEILAQQLIKQPSVCPRNNNCHEIIIDYLQKLNFNIELMQFDDTLNIWAYHGDKKHNTLLFLGHTDVVDPGNLHSWNYPPFSGLIHDNVLYGRGAVDMKGALAAMLVASDNFINKHPNYQGRLAFLITSDEEGTGINGTTKVVESLMIRNEHIDYCIVGEPSSQHQIGDVIKNGRRGSLTGKLKIYGSQGHVAYPQFSKNPIHLVIPILSKLLNTTWDQEKNVFFPPTTIQITNIYTDNNNNNIIPHTVTLDFNFRFNNKSSVEDIKKCIKKILEYHSLTYDINWKLSAEPYFSNPGKLTNVVVNVIKYYQKFEPCLETTGGTSDGRFIAKMGAEVIELGACNHTIHKVNEYIDLADLKLLSSIYQKIIENILLYQQ